The stretch of DNA TTGTAATCCCCCATATCGACGTTAGGGGATTCCCGCGGAAGGGATTAATTGAGGATTTTGCCCGGCATGTGCCGTTGGAACATCAGCAATGAAATCGCATAGGTGATCCCAATTCTTCTCCAAATAATAAATCGTTTGATAAGAAACACCTTGACAAAGTACTGTTTTGGCATATAATTGGTATGACAGATTGGAATACCAGAAAGGAGGTATGATGTCCAAGGCGAAAATCACGATCAGCATGGATAGAGAATATGTGAATGAATTAATGCGGATCGCCATGCAAAGACATATTACCCGGAGTCATGTCATTGAAGAAGCATTCAAATTATGGAAGAGAGAGCAGATGGAAGCGGCCCTGCGGGATGGCTATAAGACAATGGCCAAAAGCGACAAGAAGACGGCGGAACAAAACATCAGACTCGCGAAAGAGCTGCCATATGACTAAGGATTTTCCGAGACGCGGCGAAATCTGGTTGGTAAATTTCAATCCCGGCCGGGGTAGCGAGCAGAAGGGCATTAGACCGGCGCTCATCATCCAGAATGATATTGGCAATCAACATGCGGCCACGACGATTGTGGCGGCGATAACGTCCGCAATTAAGATCTATCCAGTTACAGTTCACTTGCCCGTAAAGAGTGTCGGTTTGTCAAAAGCTTCAATGGTGAATCTTGCCCAATTGCTGACGATCGATAAATTACGGCTTATGAAACGAATCGGTAACTTACCGGCTGAATTGACGGGCCAGGTAAATGAGGCTTTAAAAATAAGCCTCGGAATATAGACTATCATTTAACTGATGTGTATGGCACACTATAGTCCCATTACAGTATGG from bacterium encodes:
- a CDS encoding type II toxin-antitoxin system PemK/MazF family toxin — its product is MTKDFPRRGEIWLVNFNPGRGSEQKGIRPALIIQNDIGNQHAATTIVAAITSAIKIYPVTVHLPVKSVGLSKASMVNLAQLLTIDKLRLMKRIGNLPAELTGQVNEALKISLGI
- a CDS encoding ribbon-helix-helix protein, CopG family yields the protein MSKAKITISMDREYVNELMRIAMQRHITRSHVIEEAFKLWKREQMEAALRDGYKTMAKSDKKTAEQNIRLAKELPYD